ctggttttattgattctcttagaggcttgtcagactagtatagatgtagggagttgactaataagtcgtattttgttatgtttctgcaactcttttattcttggatgatgattactctgttgatatttgagggttatttatggaagccccgttgatttgtgttgaaatgaacgaaaatggctcaaagggttagcttggggctactcgtagcctcaagcatcgtgtgacactcTAGGACCCATTTTTCGTGGCGTTACATGTCAACTGTTCTAACTTAAAATAGTGCTTAAAATAATCAACACTACTACAATTTTCAGGGCATCTTGGACTTCGAATAAGTGTTTTTTTACTTGGATTATTTGAACTGCTTCCcacattcttctttcttttcttctctttaatctcttgtAGTTTTTCTGTTGATATTGCTGCGTTGCCATTCCATTTCAGCTTACTGGTAAAAGTTGGTGTATAACCAATGTTACCAGTTATATCAGCTGATCTTGTTACCGTTGCTTGACCAGTAGAGCAGATCTTACTGCTAGGCAGTCCAGGCTATAGTGaaggaaaaaatttattcaaagacTCATACATTAAAGACTCATATGTACATAAGATACAACACAGCTAGATACTTACATTTAGGACTTTGAATCCATTTTCAGCTTGGAACACACTCATTCCCATTTCTTTTGACCTTTTTAATGGAGCTACTTTTTCCCTATCATTACCCCTTTCTCTTTTAGTAGTACCAGCCATTGAAGATAATGTACAATAATCAGAAGGTGCAGAACAGGATGCTGGGAAAATAGTAGGTGCAGAAGGTGTTGGTGTTGTATTTTTGGTCTCCCTCTTTCATTCTTTTTTGTTGTTGACATGCTATAATGATTTCTTATCTAcatcaacatctaaaaattctgTTACTAACCCCCCCTTATAAACTGGTTTCCTCCCACTAAAATATAAGACCCCACCATGGTACCATCTTAGAGTTATCAACGTAAAATCATTCATGTCTTACCTGACGACaataaagaatcaaataagaCATTGTAGCATAGCAgaaatattttggaaaaataaaaataaaattcatgaacaTGCTACATAATTCAACACCAAAATAACAAGATATTAACATGGCCGTGCTATTAAACACCActgatatttaaattttatcatgTTAACAACAAATcagagaaaaaccctaatttctaattAACCAACTTAAGAAATCAACAAAAATCGTAATTTCAGGGTTTAGCATAAAATCCTAAttaattttaactcaattttggAAAAAATCACTCAAACTAACAACATATTAACATGCACGTCCTATTAAACACaactgaaattttaagttttcatattAGGAGAAAATCCTTGATTTCTAATAAACCCACTTAAACACTCAACAAATCATGTACTTACGAACGGATTATGCTATTAATCAAACACTTAGACAACGTCATAACAGAAAGAGTTAGTTAATTTCACTCAATTAATTTGTAAAATTGGAGATTACCTAAAAAttctaatttaatattttcagtTTAGGAAAAAAAAACACCTTGATACAGCAACAAGATGATTGTTTGAAAATCCACAACCAAAATATTTTGATtagaacaaaaatcaccaaaaaaactGATGAAATCGCGGTTTAGAAAGTAGAGAATAGAGGAGAGAGGAAGATGAAAGgtttagagagaagagagaagagagaggaaataaaattgaaaaaataaaagagatattttgttttgtttaggcGTGGACCCAGCGGGCTAGGCGCGTGAAATGCATGAAAGTCTTTTTACTTGGTTTATGTTGTCAGCTCAGCATTTAGAGGGTTAATAAATACAGGAAAAGATAGATCAGGGGTGTAATAGGTCTAATTGAAatgttgagtgtgtagttgagatttcgactATAGGTTGGGGGTGGTGgtatttgatcattttctcttctttttttaattatgtctttatataatattttctaattttactttATCCTTTACCTTATATTACTTTCAACCCTTATGCTTTTCTGCTCAATCCCTCCCCTGCGTTTTCTCTAAcattcttaaaatttgtaatcaCAAAATCAGTTCCTCTCTATTTCAAAAGGTAAGCACAAAACTCATTTCAatttaattcctctatattttttctaattattctttcaatcctttttaaaataaataaataaatttcttaaaattaaacCTTTGCATATAGTACTAaacaaaagatgaaataaaatcgCCCAGAAAATCTATTCCTGGGTTTACTTAattttgatttgtgttgtttttaATTGTCAACAGaatctattttctttcatttattctcTCGAAAAAAAAACTAGTTATATGTATgcgtatctatatctataatatattaaaagtgtgtaTACCCTTACCAAAGTGATTTAAACATTTTGCCCTTCACTAAAAGCATTTGTAATAGATGAAATTGTCTTTTCATCCCTTTTCTCTAATTATAGTCATTTAATTTTGTCCTAGAATGTAGAactttaaaattgataaaaaatttatccttaaatctttccttatttaactTATAAAAATTTTAACCAATTACTTTATTGGTGCCAATCTTATTCAAcgtaaaatcatgaaaaacaatTCTATTGGAATTAGAATagaatatctatatataatagaaTATAACTTTCTTATGAAAAACTGAAACCTCTCAACATATTATTCTCTGTACGTTTTTTGAGTTattcttcaaaataatttattcctCCAAAAATATCAatggcatcatcatcatcacaagtCGAATCATCATCATTAGAAACTGAACAAAAAAAAGATGTTAATCTTGCAATCATCAGACAAAAATGAATTTGAGATTGAACAATCAATCGTGATTCAACCAGGAACCATAAAAAATATGGTGGAGGACGATTTCACTTTCATCCCACTCTCAAACATTGATATAGAAACTCTAATTAAAATTATCGAGTACATGAAGAAGCATGCAGAGAAGACAGATTCAAAGGAAGAAGATATCAAAGAATTCAACAAGGATTTCGTGAAGAAGACACTGAATGAACTATTTGTTCTTGTATTGGCTGCAAATTACCTTCACATTAACAGTTTAATGAAGTTGTTATGTCAGTCTATTGCTGATAGAGTTAATGACAAAACTCCAGAGGCTATTcgaaatatatttaatataacatATGATTTCACACCAGAGAAAGGAAAAGATTATTGAAGATGATAAGTGAGAACATGAGGGAACAAAAATTGATGGAActcttgattatatttatttatgtttctttaggtttgattcaatttaggtttTCTTT
This window of the Capsicum annuum cultivar UCD-10X-F1 unplaced genomic scaffold, UCD10Xv1.1 ctg60990, whole genome shotgun sequence genome carries:
- the LOC124893529 gene encoding SKP1-like protein 11, with the translated sequence MVEDDFTFIPLSNIDIETLIKIIEYMKKHAEKTDSKEEDIKEFNKDFVKKTLNELFVLVLAANYLHINSLMKLLCQSIADRVNDKTPEAIRNIFNITYDFTPEKGKDY